Proteins encoded in a region of the Diabrotica undecimpunctata isolate CICGRU chromosome 10, icDiaUnde3, whole genome shotgun sequence genome:
- the LOC140452135 gene encoding protein PET100 homolog, mitochondrial: MGTWTLEVAKMALYIVFPVALFHYFNQPQYFEDWVVEKKRELFPPETEAKREFQRTLEEIKSKQNLKVLENLESAKK; this comes from the coding sequence ATGGGAACTTGGACACTAGAAGTTGCCAAAATGGCACTTTATATAGTTTTTCCTGTGGCTCTTTTTCATTACTTTAACCAACCACAATATTTTGAAGATTGGGTTGTAGAAAAGAAGCGTGAATTGTTTCCCCCAGAAACTGAAGCAAAAAGAGAATTTCAAAGGACACTAGAAGAAATTAAATCTAAGCAAAATCTAAAAGTACTAGAAAACTTAGAAAgtgcaaaaaaataa